atcaaaatatttgaaaatgtagaaaaacatccaaaatatttataataaatttaaataggtattccattattgtttaacagtgtgattaaaactgtgactAATCCCtactttttaatttagttaatttgttttgtgttaactgcaattaattgacagtccaTATATATACAAAAAACATACTGTGCCCAGTTTCAATGAGATTAAAAACTATGTCCCTATCCCCCAACCAATATCACTGTTGCTAGCTTTCTTGGGCTGTAATTAATTGCCTCACAACAACCTTGCAAATTTACattattatccccaatttaccaATGGTGAAACCAACACATGGAGAAGTTATGTGACTTTTTTCTGAGGTCACACAGGGCCTCAtacttctactgaaatcaatgggagtttttccattgatttcaatgggtgatGGAGCAAGCCCACTGCTAATAAGTGACAAATCAAGATCTAGAACCCAGCAATCCCAACTTTCAGTGGTCTACTCTAATAATTAGTCTTGCAGCTGCAAGAGAATAGGAGCCCATGATCTTCAATACCAAAATAATTATCCTTCTCCAGCAGCCCAGTAAAAAGTAAAACTGCGAATTGATATGTTTCACTTTAGCCAGGAGGAGGAGTCAGTAATGGGATGAATATACACTATAGTAATGGAAATAAATTGACCCTGGGCagaaaaatcacatttgaaaTCTTTATGTAAGGGCTACTGAGTTCAAAGAAAGTTCATTGTCTTACTCATACCAAGCTCTTCCTGATGTATAAACTCACGGAAATCTGTCTTAATTTATCACAATGATCTGCACTTAATGTTGTCGCTAGTTAATTTGATCTGCTCTGCCTGAGTTAGGTGGCAAGCCCTTTTAAACATTACATTCTGCAAAACTGGCATGTGCACTGATAACAATATAAAAACAGTACTGCCAAACTCAAAGTTCAAAACTCATGATTCTGACTCACACAAATCAcaaaattggctttaaaatcatgagatttttaaaaaagtagtaaATGTTGGGTTCTTGGTATTTGCCTTCTGGGGTTTGAGCCATTAGGGTTGACATTTTCCAGCTGTACTCTGCAACCACAAGGCACGCAGtgtactttgttttttaaatgaaagttgagattcgcATGCAATATCATGGTTCCaacagctggggctttaagaaaaatcacAAGACCCACGATAAAATAATGAGAGTTGGCcacactgtaaataaaaagaatacatTCATATCAGGGAGGGTCATTGGTGAATATTGGATGTGCCCCATTCTATTTCGGAAAAGACCCAGGTTACAATCCTGGTGAATATATATATGGGCAAACCACAAAACCAATCAGCTGCTTTAAAGGATTCCATACTGTTCCTCCTTTTTTGGCAGACATTGCTCTAGAGACAATGGAGCTAGTAGAAGCAACACAGCCAGCAGATACAGGGGAGCCTAAGGAGCCAGAGTATTCTAACCCTCTCCTGAGGCATGCTCTCACTGGAGATGTGGAAGGTGTGCAGCAGATTTTTGCCGACCCAGAAGACCCTGATGGTGAAAGGGCCATGCAACTTCTCATGGAAAAGGACATCGTAGGGAGAGACGTACTGTACGCAACCAGCATGGCTGGACAGAGTGCAGTCATCAGAGCCCTGGCAAAATACGGAGTGGTCATGAAGGATAAAACAGCCAGAGGTATACTACTGACGGCAGCGGGTGACAGATTGGGCCCCACACCTGCTCACTCCGGCCCTGACCCAGTTCCCATCCAAACCGATGCATTGACTTGATTGGTGCAGGATCAGCCCTTCTGCTCCTTCAAGCTTAGCTTCACTTCTCTGAATTCACATTCACTTATTCCTTCCACCCTCCACTCTGCTTCTGTGAAGCTTGATCCAAGCACCACTGAAGTAATGGGagccttttcattgacttcactaggcttTGGATCCCCACATGGCTTTATACTCACCTCCTCTCTATGCTCACTCACTCCCCCTATCCTGGCCTCTCCTCTGTTCCCTTCGTGTAACTCTCCACTGTTAGAAATTGATCTTCCTGTTCTGTTGTCCCAGCTGCTAGATCATCTCTCACTTCCTGCAACCTAAATTCTCTAACCCGCTTGCTGCAAAACTTCCCTTTCCTCTGTTGTACCACTGATTCCAGACTCCATAtgcctttcccctcccatccatGGCTGGCTCCTTCCCTGTACATTTTGTCCGAGGATTGCCCTTGGCCACAATTTTCTCCCCGTCCTCACTCTGCTGTGCAGTACTGGTTAGTTGCTGACCTCCCCTCCACTGGCGGCTGCATTACAGAGGAGTTTCACATGTACTTAGCACTTTGGGAAGAAAGTTGCTCTGAAAATGCGAAGTATTATTGGCTGGCATTTGACCCACAGCAAGATACCTCTCCCTTTGATTCTGATGACTTCTCTGTCATCCCCCAGGTTACACACTCCTCCACTGTGCTGCGGCCTGGGGCCAGCTGGAGACTTTGAAAACACTGGTAGAACTGGAAGCTGATATTCTAGCAACGACTTTCCAGGGTGAAAAGGCCCGAGATATAGCCCACCGTTATGCACAGATAGACTGTGTCGAATTCCTGGACTGGGCAGGTGAGACTGGTAATGCCCAGCTACACAGGGGAGGTTGTGATCACCATGGgttagagcctcagctggtgaaaGTCCATCACAGCTCCATTGGAGTGAAtgaaactatgctgatttacaccacctgaagaTCTGACCCCCATGTCTGTAGGTCAAGTGAATTTTAAATACTACTCTAGACCTGACCTCTAAGGTGATTGATCCAACAACAAATGCAGCTCCTAAGGTGAGAGCTGCACCAGTAACTCTGTGGGTGGCCCCTTGGTGCCCATGCCCTAAGGAAAGTCCTGGATAGCAGAAATGTAAAGCATCAGGCTGAGGTTCTCTGGTCCTGCCAAGCAATTCTCAGTGTAGGACCAGAGAAGAAGGGACAAAGCTGGTTTACCCTGTCCATGCAGCTCCCTGACACGCAGAGTGGTCAGGGAGCAGTTTGGCCCCTGGTGTGACCCAGCAGCTACAGCCCTAAGGGGCCATTCTAGCAGCCAGGGGTTGCTGGATACAGTGGCTCTCCAGTCATGCCCCCCGTTCCTTGGCCATGCCCACTGTACTGGGGGAGCTGATGTACAGCACTTATTCTGGTTCCATTCCATATGGGGATTCACCTTTGGCTAGAGGAGTCCCCAGTTATCTGGAATAAGGCAGCTTTCCAGCTGCCTTGCATTGAGGGAGTGGCTCAAAGCAGTTGGATCACAGGAGAGAACTGGGGCTTCTTTCTGCCTAGTACAATGTTATTTTACTGACGTTCCAAATTCAAAGTGCCGTCACCACGcttctgaaagatttttttttaaaagtccctctttctcccctcctccttcctcaccTTGTCCATGGGAACATTGACAACATTCAATTCTCAAACTGTCATCATTAGATAAATATTCAAACAAACAGACATTGACTTTGGATTGGCTCTGTCCTTGACCTCCCCACTCTCCTGCAAAGAATATGGATAAACAATTATCAGAGCACAAAAATATGATTGTTGTCCAAGAAGGAGTCCTTTCCCTTATACTTCCTGCATCACGGTATCTGTGCTGGAGCAGTGGCTGTACAGACAAATAGGGAAGATCTCTTCATCCTTaatttcttcttccttcctcttcttaCTTAACTTCCGGTGCTGGGCTTCTTTCCTGTGATGGTGGCATACATACTTCAGGCATTTCATCATGATAGACGTGTTTGCCACCAGCCTGCAGAGCATTTTGTCCACGTTGCAGGTGCACTCAGCATGAAATTCTGTCGTGACAGAAACAGAAGAGGTCTTCACAGACACCTGAAAAGACAAAGCAGATGACATTGTGACAGTAATTCTTTTCATTGAGAGCCAAAAGCCATCAGCCTGGATTTCTTATTTACCAATTCAAGAGTCtgcaggccagatcttcagccagtGTAAGTcatcttcactgacttcagtggagctatgctgatttacaccagtctggggatctggcccatggatttcagtggaggtATGCTGGTTTACATCAGCCTGGGGATCTGGTCCAGTCTGTTGTTCTCCAGAGATTTACTTTTTGCAGGTCGTTATAAGAAAACTTCAGACTTATCCTCCCATCCACCTGCTAAGGCTCCCACTGGGTTCTATCCTGGCTGTTACAGTACTTTCAAATGTCTCCATTGCCCATTTTAGGGCTTAAATCAATCTCTAACTCTTAGGGACTAGGATGAGACCTTCCTGGGGGCAGATTACCCCCACATCTACCTAtagggggtttcttgcacctttctcggATGTGTCTGGTTTTGCCAGAGACaggccactgggctagatgatcacaagtcTGAGCCAGTCTGGCTGTTCCTATGTTATGTTCATGGTGCATGAGATAAATCCTTGAGCGAGCCCATGCTACAGAGTTCTTTGCCGTTAGGTTCAGTCCTCAGAATAGCAATTCAGTTTAAAACGATGAGGCCCAGTTGacctgtccctttaaaatcagcCCTTTCCCCTTTGATGGTTCATGGAGAGGTTTCCAGCCTCTTGGAACAGTGCTGAAGAAGGAGCCAGAGCATTTTAAATAATCAACAAGTCAAGTTTCTTAAGCatcatctagagactgctgacaAAGGGTCTAATCCTGGGCCTGCTGATGTCAACGGCAAAACTCCTCTTTTCTTTGGTGTGAGCAGGACTGAGCTGTAAGGGCCACTTCCTGATGCACTTACACTGAGCTGTACCTTGCtttgtgaatagtcccattgacataCAGCACTCTGCCCCAAAAGCAGCAGGGCCCAGGTCCTCAAGATATCTAGGCTCctaatttccactgatttcagtataAGTTAGGAGCCAAAATACTTGGAGGAACTGGGCCAAGATCTACTCCATCTGAAAGCCCAGGTGCAAGTATGTTGCCTCACTGAGGGCGCGTGTGATCTGAGTACAGATGGCAGCCCTGCCACGTGGGCAAGCCGGAGCAAATCCTTGAACGTGGATTAATTTGGAAAGCTCATTGTTTGCAGCAGCAAGGCCCCAGGCATCTACTGTTTGGTGATCACCGAATGTTTGGAATGTTACCCCCTCTCatctctctgctgctcctttccttACCTCTTTGGATTCAGAGAGTACCATTCGGTATTCCTAATCCAGTGGTTCCCCACCAGGAGTCCCCTGGGGGCCATGGgcaggtttcagggagtccaCCAAGCATGGCCAGTGctagacttgctagggcccaggacagaaagccaaagctcTGCCATGCAGGACTGCAGCCTGAGGCCTCGAGCCCCaccatctggggctgaagctgaagcctgagcaactgaGCTTCACAGTGCTCCCTGTGGCAtagggccccaggcagttgcccttcTTGTTACCCCTtaacgctggccctggcttttagaTGCAGAagaacagttgttgtggcacaggtgggctgtggagtttttatagcattttgggggggcctcagaaagagaaaggttgagaacctctgcactaaCTGacgctgtaagctctctggggcagggactatttTTGTTTTACTACTCTCTGTGCAGCACCAACCACCATGGGACCCTGATCCTTTACTGGGGTTCATAAGTGCcactctaatacaaataatagtaatagtaTACGGGTAGGCTTTCCCTAGACCTCTGGCCATACCCAGAGggctcccacctcccccaggAAATGGGACTCAAGGTTCAGGGATGATCCAAGCCaaagcagtgggtgctgtcctgGGCTGGTTGCTATTTCCCACATTTAAATGCCTTGACTCTAGCTGTTCATAGCCTCTAGCTGTATCATGGCACAAAACTCTAAAGCTGACAACCGCCTTTGGCCAACACAGGGTTTCaacacctaaataagtggtctgactTCCCAAAGTGCCAAGCACACAGCAGAGCCCCTGGAGACATAAGTACCATCAATGGGAGATCTTGAGTGCTCAGTATTATTGACAATCAGGCCACTTTCTGAGGTGCCCAAATATGGACTTAGCTTTAGTCTCCTATTTCTCCTATTTCTGAACCTTTTGGCCTTGGTGTCTTCAAAAGTTAGgcttaagtgtcttgcccaaggccacccagtgAATCAGTAGCAGAGTTAGTCAATTTCCAGTTCCATGCTCTAATCTAACCTGCACTGTTCCTACCTTGCTCATTTCCATCACTCACCTTCTTCTGCGGTCTTCTCAATTTGCTCCAAAGACCACATACACATAAGCCCCCTAAGAGGAAAAGTATAATTTTGCAGCTGGTATACAAAACCTCCAACCATCCTTTGCCTATTTCCAGGTAAGTAAAGCAGTGAGACAGTTGGTCCAGAGGGTAGGGCAGGCAGTTAGATTGAAGTGGAGTTCCAAGTTGCAGTTGCTCCAGATCTTCTGGAAGAATTTCCCATCCAACTCTAACCCAGCTGGGGCGATCACAAAGGCAGAGGGTCTCTTGGAACAAGGCAATCCAGACAGGAAAGACTAGGGAGACACCTCGGACAAACATTATCTTCTTTTTTTAAGAGGAAAGGTCTCCAGTGACTTGATCATCAGCATGTACCAACTGCAGCCAGAGATCCAGCAGCAAATAGCCTGTAGAGTTCATACTGTAGTGCCTTGGATGGATTTTAAGCAAATGAACCACTCCACCATGGCGTTTTGTGGCTTGTGACCAAGCTTCAGTCCTGAGTGCTAGAGAAGTTGTCAGCTGGTAACATCATCAGCCAGTGGCGTCTGCTTTCAAGAAAGGTATTGTGATGTCATAAGGATCTCAAAGCTTTTTTCAGTGAGCATCGTAAGAAGTTAAAGATATAAGCAGCCTAACATGGTCTAGCAGCtagagtggggaagggggagttaGAAAGATTGACTTCTAATCCCAGATCTATAACTGATTTAGccactctgtgactcagttccccatttgtaaaatggagatcataTTGACCcgttttgtacagtgctttgaaatccacAGATAAAAGGAGCGATAGAAGTGCAAATTATTGTTAATACAGATGTTTGACTTGCTAAGCATGCTGTTCTAGTACAGCCAGTTATATTTATGAAACTAGGTAACATGAGAAACCTGGTGTCATTGAGTGGTTGTGAACCTCTTGTGCACAcaactagtcccattgaagtcacagcTCCTCTTGTGAGTAACTGCTCTGTTGTGAGTCAGGGGTTCACAGTCTGGCCCCCGAATGACTTGGTCAGGGCAGTGCTCTGCATTGTACTCTTTCTAATATACACAGTTTTGCCAGTGACTGACCCCTCAGGTTTGCAGCCTACAAAGATGACCCTTAGTGTAGGTGTGACCCTGTGGGAGGCTAAGCTCTTGGGACTTCCCTTGAAGTCCAGGGGAACTAGAGGCACCCACCACCTCACAGGAGCAGGCCTATCATTTCTAGATCCTTAGCTGGCAGAAATTGTCATTGAAGGcagtgatttacatcagctgaggatctgtcctgtTGTGCCTAGTTTCCCAATCTATAAAACGGGACAATAGACTTATCCACCTCCCGGGAGTATGATGAGCCTTCATTCATTATAATTATAAACCCCAAGAGCTTCCAAGGAAGGGCAAATATTTAGTACCTAAATAGCCTTAAAGCAGTCCGGATCCATATGGGACACAAGTCTGGTTCCTTTCGTGTAGCAGTCTGTCTCTCTATAAGCCCCTGCCTCGTTCTATGAGTACTTCCCCATGACTAACCTTGTTTCTTCATCGTGTGTGTCCTGTTTCGCAGAAGCTAAGCAGGCTCTGCGGACGTTCATTGCCCACATCCAGGCAACGATTGCAGACCCAGAGAAGGTGCAGGGAAGGCTGAACAAGGAAGACAAGGTACAGTGCAGAGCTCTTATCAGGAGAACTGACCTATTCACAGTAAAGTTTAGAACTGCCTTCTTGATTCCATGTGGGGATATGTTTTCTGCTCACAACACCCTTTGCAGAATAAGAGGGAAGGAGACTACACTCAGCAGTGCTTGCAATGGGGAGCAGATCAGCATATGAATGATAATACTTTGATAGCCTGCTGGAGAAGGTGCTGGATAAACACAAAGTCTCAGATCACAAAGGTATTTGGGTGTCTAACTcctatggatttcaatgggagttggacacctaaatccctttgaggatctgatgCTTTGCACATATGAATGAAGCCTTATAGGTCCTGTGCGAGGTGAGTGTTATCCCcagttacagatggggaaagcgACCCACGGAGAAGTATtccaaggttacacagggagAACGgagcccacactcctcctgcctgCTCTAGCCCTTTCACTGCACTCTTAACGCTGAATCGCTTGGAATCTCGTATTGCTTTGCAGCATCTCCTGTAGCCCAACAGCATTTATGGGCTCTGAAGAGAGTAGCACCCAGTTCTCCTGAACCCAGAGGCACAGGAAGAGTGAGCGTCTGGTTCTGGATGATATCTTGGgaactcctggctcccagtcctgtgctctgatCACTACACCATACCTCTCTCTTCAATTAACTGATACAAACTTAATCTATGTGCCTTATTTGTAACTCCTAACAGGAGAGGCCAGTTTCAGTTCAAGAAGGCCAATGTTGCATCCTCTCTTTAGTGGCTGACAGAAGCAGGCATGTAAGAGATCACACAGGCAGTTTGACCCTGGGTTGTTACCTGACCTTCTAATTGAATGAGAGGGGCCACTTGTAACCTCATCTAAAACGAAGTAACTGATTTCGGAGGTCGCCTTCTAAAGGTTAATGTCCCTTGTCTCTTCTACAGAACATGTCTCTCAGCGCCTGTCGTGTAAAATCTGACTGGCTTGAGAACGCCAAGGAGCCCACCAGACAAGACTTCCTGGATCAGAAGCAGCAGCTAGAAGATATCATGCTTCCTGTCTTCACAAAGCTGGCCACGCCCCGTGAGTATTGGGGCTACAGAGCTCAGAGCCTGAAGGGCAGGATGAATCCGTTAAACGATTATCAATATctgtgtataataataataaagaataataatgaatAGACTAAtaaattattgaaaaataaatttagaTAGTCATAGCCACTGAATACAGAGTGGGCTTTTGAGTGaccatataaattaaaatgataCACGTTTGTTGCCCTACACAACATAGTATATGGTATTTCTAGGACAAGATTACCTGAGGGTGTGCTGTGGCAGAAAGATTATAGGCCCAATTCTATAGTCCTTTAGGGTAGCTTTGTGCTGGTCTCCACCCCTTCTGACTGGAAAGCAGGGAGAGGATGGATGAACACCTCCATCCTGTGTGTACAGAAGGTGCTCAGACTTCAGGCAGACAGGTGCCATAATGGAATGCAGGTGGAGAGATGGGAACCTGTGATGGGGAGAAATAAATCTGAAGAGTTGTTCACTGTTGAGTTAGGAATGTGAGAAGGACACGCCAGAGGCCAGGGAACCTCCTAAGGATGCAGGGGGCTCTTCTCCTCCTTCTGCGTCAGGAAATCCTGGATTTCCTTGCCCAAACGTATCTCACACCCAATTATCCCTGGCTCGGatgccctcccactcccctgtAGCTCCCAAACCCCAGCAGTTCCTTAGTCACCCAGCCTCTTGACCTCTGCCACCCAAATTCTCCCCTTGGAGCCACACAAAACCTAAGGGCCAGAACCTCCAAACTCATCACTGCCTCCAACCAAATCCCTTCTTAAGTGCTCTCACTCCCCGCTTCTCTCCTCTATCCAAATCCCCTGCTCTCCAGCCCAGGCCACAGACTCTATTTTCCTCAATATCCAAAGTCTTTGACTGCCCTAATCTTCCCACTCAGTCCTCGCTTCCTGGCTAGTCTTTTCCCAGTCATCTTCCATCATGAGACTGAAGCCAGAGAGGACTGTaaagcagaaggggtggggaagagacccTGCAAGCTCTAAGGGAGTCGCTCTGCATGTGCCAGCTGTGCTGGGATTCTCCTTAGACACCAaaggaaattcccagacaaaGACTTTGTTAGTTGGAGTAACGATGGAGAGCACATCAGAGACTTCAGGCTAAAACCCCTCCCAGGGACTAAAAATACTGAGATTCAATAGGTCTGATGAGGAAGGGGCACACAGCAAGGGAATGGTCATTCAGCATTGCTGTCAAAAGTGACCAGAGCACAAAGCCCTCTGTCTCTATGTCTGGAAATGATGTTGACCGTTTTCTCAGCTCTCTCAGCTGCAACGCACTGTATTTTCCATATCCATTAGTCTGTAACTGCACTAGAGGAGGTAGTATTAGAGCGCTATGAAGCATCGCTTGGAAATCTGCTGTCTTGCAGGTCCTCTGACAGCTAAGAGCACCAGGTCGGCATTGAACTGCAGCAAAATCTGAAGCTTCATTTCCACATCTCCTGCCTGTCTCAGGTCTTATATTTTTTTAAGCCTCACACATATATAGTCATTAATCTGAAAATACAGCCCTAGAGCCAAACTTTGGGAAAGGGTGGGTCCACATGCAGACCCAGCAGCATGGACCCATCCCTGATCAGTTTCTAAATGCCAAAAGAGCAAGGTTGTTTTTGGTTTGTGAAAGGTCAGATGAGGTGCTGGCTATTCTATGTTATCTGGGTCAGTGGCActttcaattcaattcaattcagcGAGACTTTATTGGCATGACAAGCTTTACAAGTGTTGCCAAAGTGTTAAAAAGGGACAGACCCCTTAGGCCTGTCAGAGGCAGGGATGACCCACTCAGGCTGAGATTAGATACAGTCTTTGGGGTTAGATCTCCTGTAGCTCGGTGTCATTGCTGGCCCTTTCTGATCCAGAGGCTGGTTGTTTCAGCACCACAGTAATTTAGACGCTGATTTTGAGGTGCTGggcacctgcaactcccagtgacGCCAATAGGGGGCAGTCCTTCTCAGGGTTAGGGTCTTCATCATAGTGTTTTTTTGCGCTGCAAGTCTACTAATTGCAGACCTGAGATCCCCAACTCCTGCTCACCCTGAACTTTCCACTTTAAAAAACCAGCCTGACTTTGCAGTACCTCTTTGATGCTTTCCCAGGTATAGCTGTTGTCCCAGATGGCAGAAAACCTTCTAAGGATCATGCCTGCTGAAACAGGAAGGACAAAGCACAGCTGGGCTGTCAGGCTCGCTCTCTCACTTCAGTTATTACTACAGGGCGCTAGTCATGtgaggtgctttacaaacacagaaggCAAAGGCCCTGTCCTggagagtttgcaatctaaaaaTAGCAAAGTCTCTCACCTGTCCCTCCCTTGAATCAACAGGTGCAGTTTAAAATCACCCAGCTGAGCACGTGCTGGAGGCTGCGCTCTGGCTGTCCTTAGTGgagcttctgtttttttttcccatgctgGTTTAAACCTCAGTCTCCTTCTCGTTTGGGTCAAGGCCATTCTGTGACTGGGACAAGGGCTCGGCCTACGTGTGCTCATTGTGTTCTGGGCCAAGCATGGATGGTCCCCAAGGGTTATGCTGGGGCATCTTTCCCTGACTGGAAtcgcctggctgccagagcctcCGTGACTTGACTCTCATTCTGTAGTGCTATGTGCTGCCCACAAGCAAGATGCTCACAAGAGTCTTTCAGCCAGGATCCATCAGAATGAATTCCATCTGTTCACCTGGGTAGTGGATCCAGCACATGGCTGCTCACATAATCTTCTTGATGATgcaaaaaattaatcaaatagcAGTAATAACTCCTCAGCCATCCGGTGTGACTCATTGCCATGGCAGCAGGCAGAAAGCCAGTTTGCACCAAACATGCCATAAAATTAGTCAAATCCACCACCATATGAGCCATTGCTTTTGATTACTTAGCTGTCCCATGCATGCGCCCTGTGGCTGAGCTCTGACTAGGTCTTAAGGGAAGCTTGTGGGTAGGTCAGAGAGTAGCTCTGTTTGGCCCTTCTGTTGCCACAGGCACCTTATAAAATGCCCTCTTTAAAAAGTGTACCTGTTCGTTCACTCAGGTGAAGTTCAGCCTATGCAGATAGCCACTGCAAAGCTCGTGCCTCATTTAAACctgactgagggtatggctacactggagagttgcagcgctggtgatgggtttacagcgctgcaacttactctgtgtccacacttgcaaggcacagccagtgctgcaactccctggctgcagcgctggctgtacacctggtctgcttgcgggtataacgattgcagcgctggtgatgccagcgctgctcgtcaagtgtggccacaaaagcgtttttattggcctcccagGGTatttaagaggtatcccagagattcctgtctacaacaaaccgaagaatggctgaactacgagctccccggaacctacttatctaaaaaacaaacacagctgctctttgctccatcGATGTGACGCGAGCGGAGGCAGGGAATTGCTTTGGATATTTACAGCTGTTTGCTGTGTAGGGGAGGgaggagtccgtgttgagcagctgcttatgtggtctgtaAGGCtattaggagtgcataatttgctttagtgaataagagagaggtgggggaagggtcaaacttttaaatgattgaaggtaggtgctgtgtagtcttccagtccttagaacttgcaaggcagggagctgaggaacagtgtcagctccaaaaatccactctctgtctccccacgctccctgtcacactccaccccacaccccctgtttTGAataagcacgttgcagccacttgaacgctgggatagctgccacaGTGCACCCTCCAACAGCGCTATGCAaggctgcaaatgtggccacactgcagagctggtagctgtcagtgtggccacactgcagcgctttccctacacagctgtacgaacacagctgtaactcccggcgttgcacatctccaagtgtagccatacccttagaaggTTTAAGTGGAGCATAGGCCTCGGGCTGACTCTCTGCATGAGCGGAGGAGAATGTCACAAAGAGCTGATACATTGTTAAGCTAATGACCCTCCAGGTGTCATTGTAAAGGACTTGCTGAGGGGGGCCCCTGTGAGTGACACtaactaagggcatggctacacttgcagatgtagagctctttgagttaaaccagccttcgtcgAGCGCAGGGGGGAAAGCGCTGCGATCTGTCCACACTGCCAACTATCATTGGCCTCTGttagaggcaggatactgggctagatagagcattggtctgacccaggctgACTGTTCTGATGTACACTCTCCTTGGCAGCATTGTTGGGCTCACTAGCAGAGATTCCAATGTGTGGGCAGAAGAAGTGATCTGAAAGAAACCTCACCTCAGGCTATGCATATGTTAGTATCCCACAGAGCTATGCAGGAGGCAGTGATTGGGTTTCCAGTCACACACTCACTAGGCTTTGGGGAGCAGACAAATTAATTAAAACGGTGTTATTCCAGAGGGCGAATCTTAATGGCTTGGGGGAGCATGATGAATCATGCTGTGGTATTCCCCAATATTAACCTATTCCTTATGAATAGTCCAGTATGTTTAGAAAGACCAGCCTAGTCCTTCCATTACCTCATGTAAGAAACAGGgtcatccttagccataggcagaataggcagccgcctagggcaccactaggtctggggcaCCGCTCTGCGAGAGCCTGaacagaggggaagcagtgga
This sequence is a window from Chelonoidis abingdonii isolate Lonesome George chromosome 7, CheloAbing_2.0, whole genome shotgun sequence. Protein-coding genes within it:
- the TEX50 gene encoding testis-expressed protein 50; its protein translation is MFVRGVSLVFPVWIALFQETLCLCDRPSWVRVGWEILPEDLEQLQLGTPLQSNCLPYPLDQLSHCFTYLEIGKGWLEVLYTSCKIILFLLGGLCVCGLWSKLRRPQKKVSVKTSSVSVTTEFHAECTCNVDKMLCRLVANTSIMMKCLKYVCHHHRKEAQHRKLSKKRKEEEIKDEEIFPICLYSHCSSTDTVMQEV
- the ANKRD45 gene encoding ankyrin repeat domain-containing protein 45, whose amino-acid sequence is MELVEATQPADTGEPKEPEYSNPLLRHALTGDVEGVQQIFADPEDPDGERAMQLLMEKDIVGRDVLYATSMAGQSAVIRALAKYGVVMKDKTARGYTLLHCAAAWGQLETLKTLVELEADILATTFQGEKARDIAHRYAQIDCVEFLDWAEAKQALRTFIAHIQATIADPEKVQGRLNKEDKNMSLSACRVKSDWLENAKEPTRQDFLDQKQQLEDIMLPVFTKLATPRPLTAKSTRSALNCSKI